AttcaaaacaaaagcaaaaaaacagaaaaacatacattttgatttattcatcatcatcatcatcatcaatctcCACAAACATATCCAAGGAATCACTAATTAATCCTCCAAAACCAGACATATAATTAACACTGACTTAAAAGCCTATAAATACGTACTGCATTTGTCTTGGGCAATACCACTACCAAACACATTCCAAGAAATGGCTCAGCCGTGCACGAGCTCTGCAACATCAACCCTGCTTCCGGTAACCCCAGTTAAGCCCATTTATCACtttccatcctttttttttttttttctcaccaaCCAAAcgcttctttaattttattgcaGGCGAGACTGAGAAAGATGATGCTATGGACAGTGTTGGGAGTGATTTGTTTTCTGGGAAGAGCTGCAGAGTGCCGGAGAGGAAGGATTTCGGACTCGTTTGAGTATTCGGCCATAAGTTGCAGAGCTCACACAGCATCGATCACAGATTTTGGAGGGGTGGGGGATGGGCAGACGTTGAACACCAAGGCCTTTCAGGAGGCAGTGCATCAGCTGAGTCAGTACGGACCCGACGGCGGAGCTCAGCTCTTTGTTCCGGCCGGCCGATGGCTCACCGGCAGCTTCAACCTCACCAGCCACTTCACTCTCTTTCTCCACAAGGATGCTGTTCTTCTCGCTTCCCAGGTACGCCCAGATATACAGTACTAACGAGAACGAGATATCAAGTTTGTAAACGACTTAATTTACAATGCCAGCTATATGTGTACATGTTCTGTTTAATAATGGCGTGTTTGTTCAACTGGTTCAGGACATAACAGACTGGCCGGTGATTGATCCGTTGCCGTCGTACGGTCGGGGAAGGGATGCCGCCGGTGGGAGGTACATCAGTCTCATTTTTGGAACCAACCTCACTGACGTCGTCGTCGCAGGTAAATCTTCTCTGGAAATATATTACTTGGATTTTTGACATTGCAGTGGTTATTTATTGTATGgtgaataattattaatatttttaaattattaaaactctaTATATGTTGAAATAGCCTTTTCCCAGCCTTAATTTTAGAGTGGCTggcaaattattttaaaattttaatttaatcgcttaaaaaattgaattttttaattttatcaattaatcaCCACTCATTAGAACATTGAAAAGAGTTTAAACTGGGTTTCGCCATCTCCATtctgttaaaatattatatactaTAAATTGTTAACGGATGGGAATGTGTGCAAGAAAATTCGAGAAATTCTTGGATAGATTTAGTTTATCTATTATATAAGGTAGATCGAgtctattaaaattaaaataaatctaaaattgaaatttatttgatttgattggaTTAGATTAGTCTACTATTAGCTAGATTAAGCCTGTATAAGAAATTTCTCCACTGCCCGCCCAATCTTTCTTGCCAACTCAACCCACCCAGTTCAGAGCAATTGAcgaatatatgtaaatataatagaTGATGggtggtttgattttgatgtgaTGAAGGGGAGAATGGCACAATCGACGGGCAAGGAGATCTATGGTGGCAgcaatttcacaagaaaaagCTAAAATACACTCGCCCCTACCTCATCGAGATCATGCACTCCAACAACATCCAGATCTCTAATCTGACGCTCCTTAACTCCCCATCCTGGAACGTTCATCCCGTCTACAGCAGGTAATTTCAACCAACCATTGCTTCTGTCAATCCTCCCCCCACCCACATCTGTCCACGTGTCGGTGTCACAAAAGGATCTCATTGGCCATTGCAGCAACATTATTGTACAAGGCATCACAATCTTAGCTCCAGTTACCTCTCCAAACACTGATGGGATTAACCCAGGTACGTAATAATAGATGAATAGATGATGACGTAGAGATGAAAGATCTGtctgtatatataatttaattttgtaattacattCAAACAAATGCCTTTTGGGTTGACTCTGATTTATGTAGATTCTTGCACAAATACAAGAATTGAGGACTGTTACATTGTGTCCGGAGATGACTGTGTGGCCGTTAAAAGCGGATGGGATGAGTATGGAATAGCCTACGGAATGCCAACCAAGCAGCTGGCCATCAGGCGGCTGACTTGCATTTCCCCCTACAGCGCGACCATCGCACTGGGGAGCGAGATGTCAGGCGGGATCCAGGACGTCAGGGCCGAGGACATCGTCGCCGTCGGCACTGAGTCGGGCGTCAGGATCAAGACCGCCGTCGGCCGGGGAGGATACGTGAAGGACATATACGTGAGGGGCATGACCCTGCACACCATGAAGTGGGCCTTCTGGATGACCGGAAACTATGGCTCCCACCCCGATACCCACTACGATCCCAAAGCCGTGCCGGCGATCCAGGGCGTCAACTACCGGGACGTGGTGGCGGACAACGTGACCATGGCGGCCCGGCTGGAGGGGATCTCCGGCGATCCCTTCACCGGAATCTGTATCTCCAATGTGACAATAGGCATGGCAAGGAAGGCCAAGAAGGTGCCCTGGACTTGTGCTGATATAGAGGGGATCTCAAGCAGTGTAACTCCACCACCATGCGGGCAATTGGCGGATCAGGGTCCAGAGAAAGCTGCTGGGATGTGTGATTTTCCTGAAGATCCTCTGCCTATAGACACAGTGGAGATCAAGAAATGCTCTTACTCTGCAACGAACTACTATGTATGAACTCCCTCTGGATGTGGACTAGTTACTTGTAATAGTTTCATTCTGATCAATATTGCTATCTTATTGATGTACCAAAGCCCTTAGAAAATATTCAATGCAACTAATTAATACCACGTTATCATAACGACATAATATTATACCTTGCCATagtatataaattttaagtacATTACAGTGGGTAgttattgataaattttattttttaaaaaagaaaaaaaaaaaaaagagtttatCTCCATTGACTATCACATGATATAATTGGCATGTGACATGGCATCACATATTTTCTTCCAAGTCTATGCTCTTGACATGCTGCATATTATTCTATTAAAATGGGGTGACTCAAAATTGGTTGAGTCAATCGACAATTGGCTTGGTAATTGTTGATCATTGGTAGAGATAGTTGACAAGTAGTTAAAAGGAAATCGGTTTATATATCTACtgatttatgtagatgatatgcttatTGCTTGTAAAGACAAAGGAGAAATTGGAAAGCTGACAAAGGCACTTATATTATTTGGGGGCAGCCAAAAGAATTCTAGGTATTgatattgagagaaatagaaagGAAGGAATTCTAACATTAACCCAAAACTGACTATGTAAAAAAGGTTGTTGAACTATTTGAGATGAGTAATTGCAAACCTGTTTCTACCTCCATACTCTCTCATTTTAAACTATGTGTTGTTAAAGGAGATATgtctaaagaagaagaagcatatATGATAAAAGTGTCATACTCAAATGTAGTAGATAGCCTAATATATGCCATGATTGGAACTCGATCAGATATAGCTTATGAAATAAGCTTAGTTAGCAGATTCATGAGTAAGCCTTTCAAATATCACTGGAAAGCTGTTAAATGGTTGCTAAGGTATTTGAAAGGCTCAATAAACATTGGGATAGTGTATTGATCAAATAAAGAATGCGAAAACTACATACAAGGACACTGCAATTCAGATTATGTTGCGGATATTGATAAAATGAGATCTTTGATAGGCTATGCATTTACATTTGCAGGAAATTTAGTAAGTTGTAAGTCAAATCTCCAGCACATTGTAGCTCTCTCCTCAACTGAGGCAGAATATGTGGCTTTAACTGAAGCCATTAAAGAAACAATTTGGCTACAAGGGATCACCCAAGGATAGGAATGATAAAACTTGTGCCTAAGGTATTTTGTGACTCTCAAAGTGCAATACACTTGTCAAAGAATAGTATTTTTCACGAGAGAACAAAGCATATAAATGTTTGGTTACATTTTGTAAGAAACATCATAACAAAAGAACAGGTCAAGGTGGAGAATTTTCACTAAAGAGAATCCATCTGATATGCTGACTAAATCACTTTCAGTGGCTAAGTTTGAGCAAGCATTGTCCTTGCTCAATGTTTTACCCACCTAGCAATAGGAGTGATGTAGGTCCCTTGGTTTAATCCAACTCAATTTTGattcaaggtggaatttgttaaaataggGTGACTCAAAATTGGTTGAGTCATTTGACAATTGGTTTGGCAACTGTTGACCATTGGGTAGAGCCAGTCAATAGATAGGAGTGATCTGTCGACCGACAGAATAAGTTTAGTCATTAGAGACTACAACACCGATTCGTCTCTATCCTCGTTTAAGCCTAACCTTGTAATTAACAAATCTCATATAAATAGAAACAGAATATGGATGaatcaaaataagaaagacATTGTATCTAAAATTCTTCAAGTGTTGATCACTaggattgagagagaaaaagagctTTTGAGTGTTAGGTTGCTTGGCTAAGAGCTTGTACTTTGAGAAGTTCAACTTGATCTTGTTAGCATTCCTATATCATTCTGTAAATTGTGTTTTAATATTAAGTGAATTGACTAGGAGAAAAACCTCCTGTATCATTTTGTAAGTTGTGTTTTAATATTGAGTGGATTTATTAAGGGAAGAACCCGTCGTGAGTAAGATTCATTTACGAATTCAAACATGAATATCTTAAGTTATATTGTACGTTTTCTtctcgtttttcttttttgtattgttgttcttgattttttattttgtggtttGGTCTTCTTGTTGGACGCCTGGAAGATTCAACATAttctaaaagaaataagattGGCACAGGTAAGACGTAAGCACCAACAAACAGTCTAAAAGGATTCTCAAATGTAATTAATGGATTTCTACAACAATGGTGAAGTTATAACATCGATAGAAAGACACCATTAACCACACATTTTGTCCATCTCTCATCCCATTTAACAAGTCAAGGAAAATCCTAGGGGGCAAAGATCTAATAAGCAACTGCTACTACCAACAATGAATTGGCAATGCATTTCAAGAGGGAAGCTTCTAGCAAGTTTTACTTCAGCTCCTTTGTACACAGAGCACAAGGATAGAGGAAAGGGGAATGAGAATCTTTACGCGTTTAATATGGTATACAAGGTAATCGGGCCCGACATCTATCTGTATGCAAATGATACGATACAAGCCCGTGCTCCTTAGTGAATCGGGGGGTCAGGATTGAATTTTACTGATTCCCTCCATATGAGCTCCTTGATGTTCTCTTCAGTAAACGATGGCTGCTCAAAATCAAAACTGAAAGGCCTAGGACAAACAGGCTCCTCGTTGATATCATGAAGAGGTGCCAAGTATGGGTGGCACAGAGCCTCAACAACTGCAAAAACCGaagagagtgagtgagagagagagagagagagagagagagagaggatgatCAATGACAAGgatggaaaaataataatgattaactCGTTCTTGCTAATTAATACCCATGATTAGTTGATAAAATTACAAGCACTGACAAAATCTAAGTTAAAAGTTAGCCATCTTTGTTTTGACATATTTCCACATACTACTGATCTTACAACTGATTTCCACATCCAAATTTGTTATAAGCAAGTTCAACTAGAATGCCTGAGTGAAAACAGTAAATAGGCCTACACTCATTTCttaaatttaagaagaaaacttcACCAGATTTAGCTGTTACTACTCTGTTTCAAGTGATGATTCAACATGCACCAGGCCAGgctttttggtctttttcttcaactttgccCTGAGGGGATTAAATTGAAGAGCAAGTGTACCTCCTCTGTATGAAAGCAACATAAATCTATCTTACCTGATATGCGCTTGTTAGGGTCGAAGACAAGCATTTTCTCTAGTAAATCCATAGCTCCAGGAGACATAGTGGGAAATCTAGCAGAGAATTGTTGCCTTGGGTATTGTGGAAGCTGTCTAACATATCTCCGGGCATTCTCACTTCGGAGAAACCCAAGACTCGTGTCATCTGGGGAACCTATAAGCTgttggaaacaaaaataaacaatgcACACTTGTCATAATCAAAATTGATCTGAATTCAAAAGGGACAAACAGCGAATATGTCtgctatgtttttttttttttccctttttttaatGGATTTAGGATATGTAGTATTCACCAACCATTTCTCAGATCAGAAACTCGTTCAATTGAAGGAGACAAAAGTATAAGAAAATGGAATCTGTTGATGCTAAATCAAACATACGGTCTCCAAACTTTGAAGCAGCTAAAAATAAACGACTAATTGGACTAAAAAGAGGGAAGCAAATTATTGTAAAAGAGAAAAGAGTAGTATATAACTTTTATCTCACTGAACTTCTCTCCTTCCCCTTTGGTGCCCCAGATCCAGTACTAACCAATTATTCCTCACCAACCATGGATTGTCTTAAACATGACCAGATTGCAGTAGATATCTGAATAAATGCATCAAGCTTTAAAGCCATACCTCTGTGATAAGTCTAAGCTGATGAACATAATCTTTGCCAGGGAAAAGGGGTTGTCTGGTTACGATTTCACCAAGTATACAACCTACTGACCAAATATCAATAGCTGCAGTGTACTCTGAACAATTAAGAAGCAATTCTGGTGCACGGTACCAGCGAGTAACCACATACTCGGTCATGAAATCTGTTTCAGATGTTGTCCTTGCAAGCCCAAAATCTCCAATCTTTAGGTCACAGTTTGCATTCAGAAGCAAATTGCTGGGTTTTAGATCACGATGCAATACACTTGCAGAATGCACATACTTCAGCCCTCGTAGTAATTGATAGAGAAAGTACTGCATAATAAGTATTGTAAAATCAATTGAAATGGAGGACATAACCAACGCAAGCTGGCCTAACAAGTCATACTGACAGTTTTGGACTTCTTTATTTCTCCCATTATCAAAACCCATAGTAAATTGAGGAAATACATATTATATGGGTAGATGACACACACGGAGATAACGACTTTGGTACAAAAAGCAGCAAATTTCACTCATCTAAGCattccccccacccccacccaaaaaaataaaaaccactgCATTCGAAGGAAAATGTTCTAATGTACTACTAGTGTTGAGGGCtaaagaattcattttctattttcagttaTAACCTAAACAAATTAATGTGTTGATAGTTGGGCATTGGTATAATCTACTATTTTTGCAAATAGTATCTGAGTCAAGAATTCACTCATGATTCTACTTATTTCTGAAACCTTACACAATCAACATGTTCATTAACAAAACTATATTGAAAAAATTGCTTTCGATTAAAACAATCATGGAGGCCTTTTTTCTATCTTTAGTAGGGGAATCAGTGAGAAGAACATGAAATAGTAATTGGTTCTAAATTACAGTTGACATACCCAATCAGCTTTGATAGAGAGCTTATTCCAACTATCTACATACACAAGGCCCAGATATGATAAGAATATCAGCATCGTGAGTATGAAATTCTAAAGCACTGGACATCTAGAAACTTATTGCagttttttcttgaaaaattctatCTAAAACTGATGCCATAAGTGGGATGGGGGAAGCCCCAGTAAGAGTTCCTAAAACTTCCAAGGATAGTTATAAACATAAACTTCAAGATTCTGCTCCAACGTGAACATGTCTACCCTAGTCATTGAAGTACTTCAGctattcttttattattgttatttaagTACTTTGGTAAAAAATGAGATCTTAATCTAAGTTATACCACAAAGGGATGCTATTTAACAGCATATGGCATAAGAATACTAAGATCAACGCTTTTTGTAGCTGTCATTTCTATAATTCTTTATACTTTTCATGATAAAGAATAAGTCAAAAAGATAATGATAAACACAGATACAGTCATACAGAATGCATAGAAATGCAGTTGATAAAGATAATTTCGATATCAGATCATGGCATAGCCAAAAAAGAGTAACAATGGACTAAAAGGTCAGGCTGTGAAAAAGTTGCTGGAGTCTGAATCCAACTTCTCTTCAAGTATCATGTTTCATCCAGTAGGCTATGAATATTCCAAGTTCTTCATTATAGCCACCcaataattacaaaatcttgTTGTATATTAAAAGAAAGTAGAGCCAAACCCGGCAATGATCATCAGTCAGTGGTTGGTTGGAGCGAATGATCTGATGAAGATCAGTGTCCATTAATTCATAAACAATGTAAACATCGTTGAAGTTTTCCTTTTGTGGAGGCCTTATGATGTCTTTGATTGAAACAACCTGCAACAAGAGAAGCAGTGAGGAATATGCTTATGGCTGCACCAGAATACTAACCCTAACATGTAAGATTTTCAAAGCTAGCTAAGAATATCACCAAGATACCTAAAAACACTTTAAAAGCGGAAGAACACAAACCAACTTTAATGCATCAAACCCTTTCCAAATTAATTGGGTTCACCTACATAATCATGTTTTGCTACTCTGCTCAATCAAGGGCTATAACACAACAACATGTCAAGTCCTAGCTCCACCAGGAgaggtcagctacatgaattctagcttgtcCATCTCTTTGTCTAGAAATCAATCAAGGGCTACAAttgctaaaataaataaataaaatatctaccAAAAAAAGAGTAACAGTTGCAGATACGCTATGTAACACCAGTCTGAACCCAGGCATATACATCTTCATGTTCTGACCGCAATTTTCTCtatcaatttttaattgtacAAGCAGATCATCTTCAGGTGTCTGGTATAGATTTAGTAGTTGTATATCATGAGAGAGTTTACCACAATTTTGCCACAAATTTCAAGCAATGTGTGTATCTATtcataaaaacttaaaattctAAGCTTATCCCTGATGTTGTTCAGTGTATGAAAGCTTGGATTATCTTAGCCATGGATATCAATTAACTGAATAGAGAAATTGGAGAAATGTAATTAAGTCAATAATATTGTCTAATAAGCTAACCTTAATTGATTAAAGAAACCAAACAAACCTGCATACCCGAGCTGAAGTCAAGCAAACTTACCATTGTGCCAAGTCCTACACTCAGTATTAGCTCTAGTCTCTACCAgaatatttttacaactaaGAGCAAATACTCCCTTTCGAAAATACCCTCCAAGTTGCCCAAGCATCAACTCTTTGAAAGTTCATCAATTTGAGACTTTCCTGTATCAGAAGTCTTCAATAAACCAAAGATAGCTGACTGCTTACAACATCATGAGCACTCAATCAACATTTCTTGATCACAAACATGCCACTGAAGGAGAAAAAGGGACGAGGAACAAGTTCTGCACAATGAGCTTTCCCCAATACAAAACCATTTAACCAGATATGCCTATTTCTCACACAATCACaatcagtgttattaaaggcccaagacGCACTAAGGCGCACGagggtcttggagcctgaggcgcaaggCGCGAGCCTGGTGGAACTAGGtgcaaattaataaagaaaaataaaataaaaatatatgtcctaattgaagaaaaaggtataaaataggttataacttctaataatattttaacaagcatgttattaaaaaaatataaaattcaacatATGCTAACTATGATATTTCCATGCTGGATCTCTTCTTCTACAAGCAGAGCTACTATCAGGATTATGATCAATAGTGttggatgacattttaaatttttgatttctCTAAGATTCACAACATGTCAACAACAATACCACTCTAAAGACCATcttaagaaaaacaaagagataaTACTCAAACttaaac
This window of the Diospyros lotus cultivar Yz01 chromosome 5, ASM1463336v1, whole genome shotgun sequence genome carries:
- the LOC127801223 gene encoding probable polygalacturonase isoform X2; its protein translation is MAQPCTSSATSTLLPARLRKMMLWTVLGVICFLGRAAECRRGRISDSFEYSAISCRAHTASITDFGGVGDGQTLNTKAFQEAVHQLSQYGPDGGAQLFVPAGRWLTGSFNLTSHFTLFLHKDAVLLASQDITDWPVIDPLPSYGRGRDAAGGRYISLIFGTNLTDVVVAGENGTIDGQGDLWWQQFHKKKLKYTRPYLIEIMHSNNIQISNLTLLNSPSWNVHPVYSSNIIVQGITILAPVTSPNTDGINPDSCTNTRIEDCYIVSGDDCVAVKSGWDEYGIAYGMPTKQLAIRRLTCISPYSATIALGSEMSGGIQDVRAEDIVAVGTESGVRIKTAVGRGGYVKDIYVRGMTLHTMKWAFWMTGNYGSHPDTHYDPKAVPAIQGVNYRDVVADNVTMAARLEGISGDPFTGICISNVTIGMARKAKKVPWTCADIEGISSSVTPPPCGQLADQGPEKAAGMCDFPEDPLPIDTVEIKKCSYSATNYYV
- the LOC127801223 gene encoding probable polygalacturonase isoform X1 → MAQPCTSSATSTLLPVTPARLRKMMLWTVLGVICFLGRAAECRRGRISDSFEYSAISCRAHTASITDFGGVGDGQTLNTKAFQEAVHQLSQYGPDGGAQLFVPAGRWLTGSFNLTSHFTLFLHKDAVLLASQDITDWPVIDPLPSYGRGRDAAGGRYISLIFGTNLTDVVVAGENGTIDGQGDLWWQQFHKKKLKYTRPYLIEIMHSNNIQISNLTLLNSPSWNVHPVYSSNIIVQGITILAPVTSPNTDGINPDSCTNTRIEDCYIVSGDDCVAVKSGWDEYGIAYGMPTKQLAIRRLTCISPYSATIALGSEMSGGIQDVRAEDIVAVGTESGVRIKTAVGRGGYVKDIYVRGMTLHTMKWAFWMTGNYGSHPDTHYDPKAVPAIQGVNYRDVVADNVTMAARLEGISGDPFTGICISNVTIGMARKAKKVPWTCADIEGISSSVTPPPCGQLADQGPEKAAGMCDFPEDPLPIDTVEIKKCSYSATNYYV
- the LOC127801224 gene encoding mitogen-activated protein kinase homolog MMK2 isoform X1 translates to MSVESSSAPSSAEGGNIRGIPTHGGRYVQYNVYGNHFEVSRKYVPPIRPVGRGAYGIVCAAMNSETREEVAIKKIGNAFDNRIDAKRTLREIKLLRHMGHENESLKLMNFQRVDAWATWRVVSIKDIIRPPQKENFNDVYIVYELMDTDLHQIIRSNQPLTDDHCRYFLYQLLRGLKYVHSASVLHRDLKPSNLLLNANCDLKIGDFGLARTTSETDFMTEYVVTRWYRAPELLLNCSEYTAAIDIWSVGCILGEIVTRQPLFPGKDYVHQLRLITELIGSPDDTSLGFLRSENARRYVRQLPQYPRQQFSARFPTMSPGAMDLLEKMLVFDPNKRISVVEALCHPYLAPLHDINEEPVCPRPFSFDFEQPSFTEENIKELIWRESVKFNPDPPIH
- the LOC127801224 gene encoding mitogen-activated protein kinase homolog MMK2 isoform X2, which gives rise to MSVESSSAPSSAEGGNIRGIPTHGGRYVQYNVYGNHFEVSRKYVPPIRPVGRGAYGIVCAAMNSETREEVAIKKIGNAFDNRIDAKRTLREIKLLRHMGHENVVSIKDIIRPPQKENFNDVYIVYELMDTDLHQIIRSNQPLTDDHCRYFLYQLLRGLKYVHSASVLHRDLKPSNLLLNANCDLKIGDFGLARTTSETDFMTEYVVTRWYRAPELLLNCSEYTAAIDIWSVGCILGEIVTRQPLFPGKDYVHQLRLITELIGSPDDTSLGFLRSENARRYVRQLPQYPRQQFSARFPTMSPGAMDLLEKMLVFDPNKRISVVEALCHPYLAPLHDINEEPVCPRPFSFDFEQPSFTEENIKELIWRESVKFNPDPPIH